The sequence GGGTACACCGAAtttctatttgaccttgaagatgtaGGCTGTCAAATGTCAATGGCTTGAAAGTGTGAGCCTCTCTAAACATAAATTTGTGCAATCTCTGGATATAAACAAAATCCTATTTTATCTTGAAGGATGAGGTCATAGGTCGAGTTATAAAAAAGAAACTTACCCGAGAAAATATTGGCATTGATATCTAGATGTATTCAGGTTCTTGAGTTGTGGTAAAATTGTTTACgttttatgataaatatgttGTTGTTCAAGTTCACAAAAGGAAAGTGATGTGCACACATATACTCTACTGTTTCTGATAATTGTGTCACATTTGGTTGAAACTAGTCTGTCAGAGATAAAATCAATGCCTACAGATGGATGGACACAGGTAATTTTTGTAGCCATTGAAGGCTAAAACCTGTATGGGAAGGAGGCACTTTAAGCTAACCTATGAAGTAAGTAAGTTGTATAAATATTGCCACATAGTGGGGTATTTAGTTTAAGAATTgtacatgacatgatgatcccatcagtgatatgcaaattaagcctaaaaatgtgtcgttttggtcaagtctattttaccaaaaattactGAGCCGATGAAGCTAAGATATGGTGGGAATGTTCtgaggggtgtttagattaagatgtattcttgatatgatgattgcatcagtgatatgcaaattagggctaacaaTGTATTATATTGGTCATAAATCTGTaactccaaaactacagagcagatttgactgaaatttggtgggaacgttttTAGGGGTGTTTaatttaagaattgttcataacatgatgatcccatcagcgatatgcaaattagggctaagatGTGTCTTTTGGTTGAAAGCCTATAATTGAAATCTACTGGGCAGActgggatgaaatttaatggagatGTCTATAGggatgtaaatgtatgtacatccCAATAcagctcagtagttttggagtttcagttttttgaccaaaactcgTATCTTTtccccaaatcacacactgatggtaagatcattttgatttgaacaatttctcaactagtcaccaaaggtaatataccccaaaaatatcatggcaatcagttcagcagtttttgactttaagttgtttacacacacacacacacacacacacacacacacacacacacacacacacacacacacacacacacacacacagacaaacagacagacagacagacagacacttagccatgcctatagcactgaACATAAGTTCATTTGTGCTAAAAGACATGACCCTTTCTTTTCAGGAATGCTCTACAAAGGAAGAAGAGCATGAACATCAAAGGGATATAGAGGAAGAAGCAAATAAACGACTGATGGCTATTGGAGATTATCTAAGGACAAACATTATTAAGGCCAGTGATCATATTGTAGCCAAGATTGCTGTTGACAACAAATCTAGGGAAGCAGGATATGCAAATGACCCCATGATAGAAGAACTTCGAAAACTGATAAAGAAGCTTGCAGTGGAGCATTTCTTCCTTGGTGAAATACCTGTGAAGTGGATTCATCTTGAACTGACTCTGAGGAAGATGAAGAAGGAGATGATGAAGCTGGAAGAAGTGTACAAGATAGGAGAGGAGATTGACCTGGACAGAAGTGAAGTAGACAAGGCTTTGAAGTTTTACCACAGTGTTGGTGAGATTTTACACTTTTCTGAGGATCCAGACCTAAAGAATACAGTAATCCTTGACATGGGATGGCTGGTTGGTTTATTCAAGTTGGTGATCACACAACCGTCTATTTATAGGAAGAACCCTCAAACTCCAGCAAGGGTCCACAACTTAGTTGATGAATTGTTCATTGATGGGAGATTACATGAAGAACTGGTGGAGTACATCCTCAAAGATCATCGCCGAATAGAAGATAAACAAGTTCTGCTGAAGAtacttgaaatgtatgatgtcatCTGTAAGAAACCTAAGTCATCAAATGAAGATCCTCAATCAGATATCTACTATTTGCCATACCTCCTTCAAAGACATGAAGAGAAAGATGTCATCTGTCCAAAAGAGAGTTCAACCTGCTGCCCACTCTACTTTCACTTCCCTGGTAATTTTCTTCCTGATGGACTTTACTACAGACTGGTTGTAAGGTGCTTCAAGCAATGGTCACAATGGATGTCATTGTTCAAACACCGCTGTCGCATCCTGGTCAATAATGATGAACATCTCAGTATTACCATATGCAAAATAGGCTCTGATATTGAGATAAGAGCACTGAATATTCCACCTGAGGGAGAAAAGCAAAATAAACTACAACCCCAGAGAGTTACAGATGTTCGAAGAAGAATAGAGAAAGAATTATCCCAGCTGATTCGAAACTTCTCACCTGGACTATCCTACAGGACCTGCCTGAAGTGTACTTGTCCTTATCACAAACCTGGACAGCTGGTTTCTGGTGGTAGAGATGTTGATGACAACTGCATTGCCATTGAAGTAACCCAAAGTGGTACAATCAAGACAGATGTTGTGACATGTGATAAGGGAGGTGTACCTCGCAAGGAACCTGACTTGTACGTATGGTACAATAGCACCAGTAAGTTGATATTCACTTTATTTGAATATGTGACAGATCATGAAGAGGTGACAATTTCATGCAcataaacaaaattcacatacaatttgtattaatttgtaTCTTTTTGCCATCTTGATTGAAATTGATGTTGGTAGGGGTGTACAAGCAAATAGGAAACTTTCTGGT comes from Glandiceps talaboti chromosome 11, keGlaTala1.1, whole genome shotgun sequence and encodes:
- the LOC144442088 gene encoding uncharacterized protein LOC144442088, producing MNTTTLQDFNIDVIKRQLEKAANQKGTHKKLYRGRIMFVGAFGSGKTSTKRSLFNEAFEDLHLSTDGADIYGIDITEWIIKDYEYQGEQSLDETRQMMEDAVVSGIKKQQDDDESFIGMQPATTKTRKILEDLKSTAETDNDFCRRIDERLKTVEDVDKPDLFFSLWDTAGQILYYITHQVFLAHRVIYILVTDLTKALDDIISSNTEGPIRDDWTVKEFLSFWMNSIHAHGTPEPDPFRGSKSERQITASPPVIIVGAKKDLLIKECSTKEEEHEHQRDIEEEANKRLMAIGDYLRTNIIKASDHIVAKIAVDNKSREAGYANDPMIEELRKLIKKLAVEHFFLGEIPVKWIHLELTLRKMKKEMMKLEEVYKIGEEIDLDRSEVDKALKFYHSVGEILHFSEDPDLKNTVILDMGWLVGLFKLVITQPSIYRKNPQTPARVHNLVDELFIDGRLHEELVEYILKDHRRIEDKQVLLKILEMYDVICKKPKSSNEDPQSDIYYLPYLLQRHEEKDVICPKESSTCCPLYFHFPGNFLPDGLYYRLVVRCFKQWSQWMSLFKHRCRILVNNDEHLSITICKIGSDIEIRALNIPPEGEKQNKLQPQRVTDVRRRIEKELSQLIRNFSPGLSYRTCLKCTCPYHKPGQLVSGGRDVDDNCIAIEVTQSGTIKTDVVTCDKGGVPRKEPDLYVWYNSTSTQRKEDVDIESENCASRIDPLSELYQQLEGGLGEEDEYKLRNLLSGRQLPKRELERLGGPAQIFAALEERGLIGKKNLGFLRELLTKIHRRPLVELVTD